In one window of Zingiber officinale cultivar Zhangliang chromosome 11A, Zo_v1.1, whole genome shotgun sequence DNA:
- the LOC122031839 gene encoding PRA1 family protein F2-like: MRSASAAGYGTIPASAPPPSPQSSPGILSAARTAALFSRLREQGGSLVASQRPWGQFLDPSALVRPGSSGETFYRIRRNIGYFRSNYAISLLVALALGIIWQPSSLAASIALAAAWIYLYLGRDEPLVLFGRRFEDRTVLGLLSLATFFALVSTDLGSSVFRSIAAGTVLVAIHAVFRVTDDLFLDERQAASGGMVAGMGAPMGPTYVVRMV; this comes from the coding sequence ATGCGCTCCGCCTCGGCCGCCGGCTACGGCACCATCCCCGCCTCCGCCCCTCCCCCTTCGCCTCAGTCATCGCCGGGGATTCTCTCCGCCGCTCGCACCGCCGCGCTCTTCTCCCGCCTTCGCGAGCAAGGCGGCAGCCTGGTCGCCTCCCAGCGCCCCTGGGGGCAGTTCCTCGACCCCTCCGCCCTCGTCCGCCCCGGCTCCTCCGGCGAGACGTTCTACCGCATCCGCCGAAACATCGGATACTTCCGCTCCAACTACGCCATCTCCCTCCTCGTCGCCCTCGCCCTCGGCATCATCTGGCAGCCTTCCTCCCTGGCCGCCTCCATCGCCCTCGCCGCCGCCTGGATCTACCTCTACCTCGGCCGCGACGAACCGCTCGTCCTCTTCGGCCGTCGATTCGAGGACAGGACCGTCCTCGGCCTGCTCTCGCTGGCCACCTTCTTCGCGCTCGTCTCCACAGATCTGGGATCGAGCGTGTTCAGGTCGATCGCCGCGGGGACGGTGCTCGTTGCCATCCACGCGGTCTTCAGGGTAACCGACGATTTGTTCCTCGACGAGAGGCAGGCCGCGAGCGGGGGAATGGTCGCCGGAATGGGTGCGCCGATGGGGCCGACCTATGTGGTCCGAATGGTGTGA